In the Clostridium beijerinckii genome, one interval contains:
- a CDS encoding DUF2085 domain-containing protein gives MKAGALSGCHQMYERSFSFRGFQFPVCARCTGIYLGYIIAVILFVVKVKISLKICGVLILIMICDGLLQLFKIKKSTNIRRLFTGASFGIGLVFLLMHAIKTLCEKL, from the coding sequence ATGAAAGCTGGTGCACTTAGTGGTTGTCATCAAATGTATGAAAGGAGTTTCAGTTTTAGGGGATTTCAATTTCCAGTGTGTGCAAGGTGCACTGGAATTTATTTGGGTTATATAATTGCAGTGATTTTGTTTGTAGTCAAAGTAAAGATTAGTTTAAAGATATGTGGAGTATTGATTTTAATTATGATTTGTGATGGTTTACTACAATTATTTAAAATTAAGAAATCAACTAATATTAGAAGGCTATTTACGGGAGCTTCATTTGGAATTGGATTAGTTTTCTTATTAATGCATGCAATTAAAACATTATGTGAGAAATTATAA
- a CDS encoding galactose ABC transporter substrate-binding protein yields MSVFKKVSIFTTISFLIITMLVGSIPKSLSTNLNDTSIIPVKVAVFQSREDDQYNIEVRKNLEEIQEENKGKVEFTFFDGKGNQVIQNESIYEAIDDQFNLFVINLVDTKVDTISDVINKIEKNNIPLILDGTPNKDILNFITPYKSIVFLGTDTEQSGVLEGKIIVDSWNANKGAIDKNKDNILQYIMLQGKIDHPGTIDRTKYSISTINDTGIKTQELAAQSCNWDEECARASIDSLFLRYGNNVEAIIANNDAMAIGAVKALQKYGYNKGDKNKNVLVVGIDAIPEAIELVDKGFMTGTVIQDASAEAQAIYSVGMNLVKGKDPLEGTKYKFDDNRILRMPYREYVK; encoded by the coding sequence ATGAGTGTATTTAAAAAGGTAAGCATATTTACTACAATTTCTTTTTTGATAATTACTATGCTAGTGGGCAGTATTCCGAAGAGTTTATCAACTAATTTAAATGATACTTCAATAATTCCAGTAAAAGTAGCTGTGTTTCAATCTAGAGAAGATGATCAATATAATATTGAGGTTAGAAAGAACTTAGAGGAGATTCAGGAAGAAAATAAGGGTAAGGTTGAGTTCACTTTTTTTGATGGAAAAGGGAATCAGGTTATACAAAATGAAAGTATTTACGAAGCTATTGATGATCAGTTTAACTTGTTTGTAATAAATCTGGTTGATACAAAGGTAGATACTATAAGTGATGTAATTAATAAAATTGAAAAAAATAATATACCATTAATTTTAGATGGAACACCTAATAAAGATATATTAAATTTTATTACTCCTTACAAGAGTATTGTTTTTCTTGGAACTGATACAGAGCAATCTGGAGTTCTAGAAGGTAAGATAATTGTTGATTCATGGAATGCCAATAAGGGAGCTATAGATAAAAATAAAGATAATATACTTCAATATATTATGCTTCAGGGAAAAATAGATCATCCTGGTACTATTGATAGAACGAAGTATTCTATTTCAACAATTAACGATACGGGAATAAAAACCCAGGAACTTGCAGCACAAAGTTGTAATTGGGATGAAGAATGTGCTAGAGCGAGCATTGACTCATTATTTTTAAGATATGGCAATAATGTTGAAGCAATTATCGCAAATAATGATGCTATGGCTATAGGAGCTGTTAAAGCGCTTCAGAAATATGGGTATAATAAAGGTGATAAAAATAAAAATGTTTTGGTAGTTGGAATTGATGCTATTCCAGAAGCTATAGAATTAGTAGATAAAGGATTTATGACCGGGACAGTTATTCAAGATGCAAGTGCAGAAGCTCAAGCAATATATTCTGTAGGCATGAACTTAGTTAAGGGAAAAGATCCTCTCGAAGGTACAAAATACAAATTTGATGATAATAGAATCTTACGTATGCCTTACCGTGAATATGTAAAATGA
- a CDS encoding ABC transporter ATP-binding protein, whose translation MGRGGRAPVKADKNSLKILKRLLAYILKEYKFLFFMVLVTIIISSLANVIGTLFLRNLIDDYITPLLNKSGADFGPLLKMIITMAVIYYVGVISTYIYSRIMIVISQGSLKRIRDDMFAHMESLPIKFFDTHAHGDLMSLYTNDTDALRQMISQGIPQLLSAIITVVSIFASMIYLSIPLTGVEIIIILLMFRVTKVIGAKSGKYFGLQQKDIGAVNGYIEEMMEGQKVVKVFCHEEEAKANFDRLNDMLFNSANNANKYANVLMPIMGNIGYINYVAVAIFGSVLAISAFGGFTLGGLAAFLQLTRNFSQTINQMAQQFNFVIMALAGAERIFKLLDEKKETDEGYVTLVNAKENENGELEECKERTGIWAWKHPHEDGTITYTKLLGEVVFDDVDFGYNDEKIILHNIKLYAKQGQKIAFVGATGAGKTTITNLINRFYDIQDGKIRYDGININKIKKDDLRRSLGIVLQDAHLFTGTVADNIRYGKLDATDEEVVAAAKLANADTFIRHLPNGYDTILTGDGGSLSQGQRQLLTIARAAIADPPVLILDEATSSIDTRTERIVQEGMDKLMKGRTVFVIAHRLSTIKNSDVIMVLDQGRIIERGNHDDLIKEKGKYYQLYTGAFELS comes from the coding sequence ATGGGACGTGGCGGACGTGCTCCAGTAAAAGCCGATAAAAATTCTTTGAAGATACTAAAAAGATTATTAGCGTATATACTTAAGGAATATAAGTTTTTATTTTTCATGGTACTAGTAACTATTATTATAAGTTCTCTTGCTAATGTTATTGGAACGTTATTTTTAAGAAACTTAATCGATGATTATATAACACCACTTTTAAATAAATCAGGAGCAGATTTTGGTCCGCTTCTTAAAATGATAATTACTATGGCAGTAATTTATTATGTTGGGGTTATATCAACTTATATATATAGTCGTATAATGATTGTAATCTCACAAGGATCTCTAAAAAGAATAAGAGATGATATGTTTGCTCATATGGAGAGTTTGCCAATAAAGTTCTTCGATACACATGCTCATGGAGATTTGATGAGTTTATATACAAATGATACAGATGCTTTAAGACAAATGATAAGCCAAGGAATACCACAATTATTATCAGCTATCATAACTGTTGTTAGTATATTTGCTTCAATGATATATTTAAGTATTCCTTTAACAGGCGTTGAAATTATAATTATACTATTGATGTTTAGAGTTACTAAAGTTATTGGTGCAAAGAGTGGAAAATATTTTGGTCTTCAACAAAAAGATATAGGTGCAGTAAATGGATATATAGAAGAAATGATGGAAGGGCAAAAGGTTGTAAAAGTCTTTTGCCATGAAGAAGAAGCAAAAGCTAACTTTGATAGATTAAATGATATGCTCTTCAATAGTGCAAATAATGCAAATAAATATGCTAATGTCTTAATGCCTATTATGGGCAACATTGGATATATAAATTATGTAGCTGTTGCTATCTTTGGATCAGTTTTAGCTATTAGTGCATTTGGTGGATTTACGCTTGGTGGACTTGCAGCTTTCTTGCAGTTAACAAGAAATTTCAGTCAAACAATTAATCAAATGGCTCAACAATTCAATTTTGTTATTATGGCACTTGCAGGGGCAGAACGTATATTCAAGCTTCTTGATGAAAAGAAAGAAACAGATGAAGGTTATGTTACTTTGGTAAATGCTAAGGAAAATGAAAATGGGGAATTAGAGGAGTGCAAAGAGCGTACTGGAATTTGGGCATGGAAACATCCTCACGAAGATGGAACTATTACATATACAAAGCTTCTCGGCGAAGTAGTATTTGATGATGTGGACTTTGGATATAATGATGAAAAGATAATTTTGCATAATATAAAGCTATATGCTAAACAAGGACAAAAAATAGCCTTTGTAGGTGCTACAGGAGCAGGTAAAACTACTATTACTAATTTAATAAACCGCTTCTATGATATTCAAGATGGAAAGATAAGATATGATGGTATTAATATCAACAAAATTAAAAAGGATGACTTAAGAAGATCTCTTGGAATAGTGCTTCAAGATGCACATCTTTTCACTGGAACGGTAGCAGATAATATTAGATATGGTAAATTAGATGCTACAGATGAAGAAGTAGTTGCAGCAGCAAAACTTGCAAATGCAGATACGTTTATAAGACACCTTCCAAATGGTTATGATACAATTCTTACAGGAGATGGAGGCAGCCTTTCACAAGGTCAAAGGCAGCTACTAACAATTGCTAGAGCAGCAATAGCTGATCCACCAGTTTTAATCTTGGATGAAGCAACTTCAAGCATAGATACAAGAACAGAAAGAATTGTTCAAGAAGGAATGGATAAGCTTATGAAAGGAAGAACAGTTTTTGTAATTGCTCATAGACTTTCAACAATTAAAAACTCTGATGTAATTATGGTATTAGACCAAGGTAGAATTATTGAAAGAGGAAATCATGATGATCTAATAAAAGAAAAAGGTAAGTATTATCAATTATATACAGGAGCTTTTGAATTATCATAA
- a CDS encoding ABC transporter ATP-binding protein, translated as MIKKLAGFVAEFKRDSILTPLYVALEVVMETIIPLLMAWIIDNGVGKGNVKYVSIVGGAMIITSFLSLTFGVLGGVHAAKASSGFARNLRKGMYYNIQNFSFSNIDKYSTAGLITRLTTDVINVQNAFQMIIRMAVRAPFMLISATTMCFYINAKLSMIFIGAIVFLGVILYFIMTTVHPYFVEVFKKYDDLNASVQENLTGIRAVKAYVREEHETSKFYKASKTLYKYFIRAEKLIIVNAPAMQFTVYTCILLLSWLGAKMIVSNTMSTGELMSLFTYTLNILMSLMFLSMVFVMVIMSKSSAERITEVLNEKSDLANDENPVYEVKDGSITFNNVGFSYNKNKDNLVLENINLKINSGETIGIIGGTGSSKTTLVQLIPRLYDATNGSVEVGGVDVRKYDIETLRDEVSMVLQKNVLFSGTIKENLRWGNKDASDEELIDACKQAQADEFIESLPNKYDTFIEQGGTNVSGGQKQRLCIARALLKKPKILILDDSTSAVDTKTDALIRKAFKETIPNTTKIIIAQRISSVQDADKIIVLNDGKIDGFGTHEELLKSNEIYSEVYESQMKGASDNE; from the coding sequence ATGATAAAAAAATTAGCAGGTTTTGTAGCAGAATTTAAAAGAGATAGTATTCTAACTCCTCTATATGTAGCATTAGAAGTAGTTATGGAAACAATTATTCCGCTTTTAATGGCATGGATTATTGACAATGGAGTAGGAAAAGGTAATGTGAAATATGTAAGTATTGTTGGTGGGGCAATGATAATAACATCATTTTTATCTCTTACTTTTGGAGTCTTGGGTGGTGTACATGCAGCTAAAGCTTCATCAGGGTTTGCTAGAAATTTAAGAAAGGGAATGTATTATAATATACAAAATTTTTCTTTCTCCAATATAGATAAATATTCTACAGCTGGACTTATAACAAGACTGACTACAGATGTAATAAATGTTCAAAATGCATTCCAAATGATAATAAGAATGGCTGTAAGGGCGCCATTTATGCTTATATCCGCTACAACAATGTGTTTTTATATTAATGCAAAATTATCTATGATATTTATAGGTGCTATAGTTTTTCTTGGAGTTATATTATATTTCATTATGACTACAGTACACCCATATTTTGTTGAGGTTTTTAAAAAGTATGATGATTTAAATGCCAGTGTACAAGAAAATTTAACTGGAATTAGAGCAGTAAAGGCTTATGTAAGAGAAGAGCATGAAACAAGCAAGTTTTATAAAGCTTCTAAAACTTTATACAAATATTTTATAAGAGCTGAAAAACTAATCATAGTTAATGCTCCAGCAATGCAATTTACAGTTTATACATGTATTTTGCTTTTATCTTGGCTTGGTGCAAAAATGATTGTTTCAAATACTATGTCAACTGGAGAATTGATGAGTTTATTTACTTATACTCTTAATATATTAATGAGTTTAATGTTCCTTTCGATGGTATTTGTAATGGTAATTATGTCTAAATCATCAGCTGAAAGAATTACAGAAGTTTTAAATGAAAAAAGTGATTTGGCAAATGATGAAAATCCAGTTTATGAAGTAAAAGATGGATCTATAACTTTTAATAATGTTGGATTTTCCTATAACAAAAATAAGGACAACCTTGTTTTAGAAAATATCAATTTGAAAATTAATTCTGGTGAGACTATTGGAATTATAGGAGGAACAGGAAGTTCAAAAACTACTCTTGTTCAGCTTATTCCAAGATTGTATGATGCTACAAATGGTAGTGTTGAGGTCGGAGGAGTTGATGTTCGAAAATATGATATAGAAACACTTAGAGATGAGGTTTCTATGGTATTACAAAAGAATGTTTTATTTTCTGGAACAATAAAAGAGAATTTAAGATGGGGAAATAAAGATGCCTCTGATGAAGAGTTAATAGATGCATGTAAGCAAGCACAAGCAGATGAATTTATAGAAAGTCTTCCAAATAAGTATGACACTTTTATAGAACAAGGCGGAACAAATGTATCTGGAGGACAAAAGCAAAGATTATGTATTGCAAGAGCGCTACTTAAAAAACCTAAAATATTAATTTTAGATGATTCAACAAGTGCTGTAGATACTAAAACTGATGCTTTGATCAGGAAAGCATTTAAAGAAACAATACCAAATACTACAAAGATTATTATTGCTCAGCGTATTTCTTCAGTTCAAGATGCAGATAAAATTATTGTATTAAATGATGGGAAAATAGATGGATTTGGAACTCATGAAGAATTACTAAAATCAAATGAAATATATAGTGAAGTTTACGAATCTCAAATGAAAGGGGCGAGCGACAATGAGTAA
- a CDS encoding MarR family winged helix-turn-helix transcriptional regulator gives MDKEVHIGKKLSMLSRRLHRRIDKEASEYGVTGVQARILGFIYHKSDKKDIFQKDIEEELDIRRSSVTSVLQLMEKNGHIKRISVSEDARLKKIVLTEKGLEIQRNVYEFILRVEKSLRDELNEDEFNILVSLIDRLAKKIAD, from the coding sequence ATGGATAAAGAGGTACACATTGGGAAAAAATTGAGTATGTTATCTAGGAGATTGCATAGAAGAATAGATAAGGAAGCTTCAGAATATGGTGTGACTGGAGTTCAAGCTAGGATTCTTGGCTTCATATATCATAAATCAGATAAAAAAGACATTTTTCAGAAAGACATAGAAGAGGAACTTGATATTAGACGTTCTTCAGTTACGAGCGTACTCCAATTAATGGAGAAGAACGGGCATATTAAGAGAATAAGTGTATCAGAAGATGCACGTCTTAAAAAAATAGTATTAACAGAAAAGGGCTTGGAAATTCAAAGAAATGTATATGAGTTTATCCTTAGAGTTGAAAAATCATTAAGAGATGAGTTAAATGAGGATGAATTCAATATATTAGTTTCTTTAATTGATAGATTAGCTAAGAAAATTGCAGATTAA
- a CDS encoding DUF346 domain-containing protein, producing MYNDDFFYCPYCMQKNICPFFDEQMKNFGDNDQMSRFDRYEDSYEFQDSNLLTKEIHSDSYRASDQEVNRILRLMRNQMPQLFSLFQGVGDNYFRTAIAFTLDNAQTYPGNINQSVNRIFNDFRRRNNSIFLSLRSLGVPNNVINLTFRSIIEFTLRNIKPSPAPGPNPTPSPSSGWSKWEDLGGVLKYSPGVSSWSANRLDVFVTGSDNALYHKWWDGSRWNDFENLGGVLTSGPAAVSWGNNRIDVFGKGSNNAMYHKWWDGSRWSDFENLGGVLTSAPAASSWAANRIDTFVRGTDNALYHKWWDGSRWSDFENLGGVLTSGPAAVSWGNNRIDVFVRGQGNRLYHKWWDGSRWNDFEDLGGNLASAPAVSSRASNRLEVFARNQSNQLITKTWNGSRWSDWQTIGGSFTLDPAAVSWGSNRTDVFAKGPRNSLLHIWRD from the coding sequence ATGTATAATGATGATTTTTTTTACTGTCCGTATTGTATGCAGAAAAATATTTGTCCATTTTTTGATGAACAAATGAAAAATTTCGGCGATAATGATCAAATGTCAAGATTTGATAGATACGAAGATTCTTATGAATTTCAAGATTCAAACTTATTGACTAAAGAAATTCACTCAGATTCTTATAGAGCTTCTGACCAAGAAGTTAATAGAATATTAAGATTAATGCGTAATCAAATGCCTCAACTTTTCTCACTATTCCAAGGAGTTGGCGATAACTATTTTAGAACCGCTATTGCTTTCACTTTAGATAATGCTCAAACATATCCGGGAAATATAAATCAAAGTGTAAATAGAATTTTTAATGACTTTAGAAGAAGAAATAATTCAATTTTTCTTTCTCTTCGTTCTCTAGGTGTTCCTAACAACGTTATTAATCTCACTTTTAGATCTATAATTGAATTTACTCTTAGAAACATTAAACCTTCACCAGCTCCTGGTCCAAATCCTACTCCATCGCCTAGTAGTGGTTGGAGTAAATGGGAAGATCTTGGCGGAGTTTTAAAATATTCTCCTGGAGTTTCTTCTTGGTCTGCAAACAGGCTTGATGTATTTGTAACTGGATCTGATAATGCTCTTTACCACAAATGGTGGGACGGCTCTCGCTGGAATGATTTCGAAAACCTTGGTGGTGTCCTAACTTCTGGTCCAGCAGCTGTTTCTTGGGGAAATAATAGGATCGATGTATTTGGTAAAGGTTCAAATAACGCAATGTACCATAAGTGGTGGGATGGCTCTCGTTGGAGTGATTTTGAAAATCTCGGTGGAGTCTTAACATCTGCACCTGCTGCTTCTTCCTGGGCCGCAAATAGAATAGATACATTTGTCCGTGGAACAGATAATGCTCTTTATCACAAATGGTGGGATGGCTCTCGCTGGAGCGACTTTGAAAACCTTGGTGGCGTTCTAACTTCTGGCCCAGCAGCTGTTTCTTGGGGAAATAATAGAATTGATGTATTTGTTCGTGGTCAGGGAAATCGTCTATATCATAAATGGTGGGATGGTTCTCGTTGGAATGACTTTGAAGATCTTGGTGGAAATTTAGCATCTGCCCCTGCTGTATCTTCTCGAGCTTCTAATAGGCTAGAGGTATTTGCACGAAATCAAAGTAACCAATTAATTACAAAGACATGGAACGGTTCGCGCTGGAGCGATTGGCAAACAATCGGTGGTTCCTTCACTTTAGATCCTGCGGCTGTTTCTTGGGGCTCTAACAGAACCGACGTATTTGCAAAAGGTCCACGAAATTCTTTATTGCATATTTGGAGAGATTAG
- a CDS encoding GGDEF domain-containing protein: MLNSLVDNLKYNEAEELENILNSKNITTVYQPIVSLLDGEIIGYEALSRGPIDSPLQNPDKLFNAAQVYNKTWELEQLCRIKAIKRATNIEKNKYLFINVDPHIFKDEKFKKGFTKEFLAEHNMSPDCIIFEITEKTCIEDYRGFKQALSNYVDQGYKIAIDDTGSGYSGLKMLNETKPHYVKIDMDLIRDINEDSFKQSLVECFVKLSEATNMKLIAEGIETEEELRTLVNLGVYAGQGFLLSRPAGTFLDIPNHIKDLIVRCNKFKDNVYYNYQSSSIGEIVRHDSPFGPQTYCGDIKEYFDSNDITGACIVNNDVPLGLIMKHTLDSALATKYGVAIFTKRPVSLVMDTNPLVVDYNTPVTEVSRLAMSRKTQNIYDYIIVTNNNKYCGMVTIRSLLNYTTMLECNYARQLNPLTELPGNTAIQNNIMNIIKTKRKCCILYLDLDNFKIYNDTYGFENGDRILKYTAQLIQAEIKSLFPYNGFIGHIGGDDFVSILENPIEECEEVCEKIIKKFNDGILNFFNEKDRSNRYVTATDRYGKNGIFPLTSLSIAGIYGELNDYSNSEEVGVAVAAIKKEVKCILGSCYLIKPVN; the protein is encoded by the coding sequence ATGTTAAATTCATTAGTTGATAATTTAAAATATAATGAGGCAGAGGAGTTGGAAAATATATTAAATAGTAAAAATATAACTACAGTTTATCAACCCATTGTTTCACTTTTAGATGGGGAAATCATAGGGTATGAGGCGTTAAGCAGAGGGCCGATAGACTCACCATTGCAAAATCCGGATAAGTTATTTAACGCTGCTCAGGTTTATAATAAAACATGGGAGTTAGAACAATTATGTAGAATAAAAGCCATTAAAAGAGCTACCAATATTGAAAAAAATAAATATCTTTTTATAAATGTGGATCCTCATATTTTTAAAGACGAAAAATTTAAGAAAGGGTTTACTAAGGAATTTCTTGCAGAACATAATATGTCACCTGATTGTATAATATTTGAGATTACCGAAAAGACGTGTATAGAAGATTACAGAGGTTTTAAACAGGCTCTCAGCAATTATGTAGATCAAGGATATAAAATTGCAATTGACGATACTGGTTCAGGATATTCTGGGCTTAAGATGCTTAATGAAACAAAGCCACATTATGTAAAAATTGACATGGATCTAATTAGAGATATAAATGAAGATTCATTTAAACAATCATTAGTAGAATGCTTTGTTAAGCTATCAGAAGCAACAAATATGAAACTTATTGCTGAAGGAATAGAAACAGAAGAAGAATTGAGAACATTAGTAAACTTAGGCGTCTATGCAGGACAAGGTTTCTTACTAAGTCGTCCAGCAGGAACTTTTTTAGATATCCCTAATCATATTAAGGATTTAATTGTAAGGTGTAATAAATTTAAGGATAATGTGTATTATAACTATCAGTCAAGCAGTATAGGCGAAATTGTTAGACATGATAGTCCATTTGGGCCTCAAACTTATTGTGGTGATATTAAAGAATATTTTGATTCTAACGATATTACTGGAGCCTGTATAGTAAATAATGATGTACCATTAGGTCTTATTATGAAACATACGTTAGACTCAGCGCTTGCTACAAAATATGGTGTTGCAATTTTTACAAAACGTCCTGTTTCTTTAGTTATGGATACAAATCCTTTAGTTGTAGATTACAACACACCAGTAACAGAAGTTTCAAGGTTAGCAATGTCTAGGAAAACACAAAATATATATGATTATATTATCGTGACTAACAATAATAAATACTGTGGAATGGTTACAATAAGATCTTTGTTAAATTATACTACAATGCTAGAATGTAACTACGCGAGACAACTTAATCCCCTTACTGAGCTACCAGGTAATACCGCTATACAAAATAATATAATGAATATAATTAAAACAAAACGTAAATGTTGTATTCTTTATCTAGATCTAGATAATTTTAAAATTTATAATGACACGTACGGATTTGAAAATGGGGATAGGATTCTTAAATATACAGCTCAATTAATACAAGCTGAAATAAAATCACTTTTCCCTTATAATGGATTTATTGGACATATAGGAGGAGATGATTTTGTAAGTATTTTAGAAAATCCAATTGAAGAATGTGAAGAAGTGTGTGAAAAAATTATAAAGAAGTTTAATGATGGGATTTTAAATTTTTTTAATGAAAAAGACAGAAGTAATAGATATGTTACGGCCACAGATAGATATGGAAAAAATGGTATATTTCCACTTACTTCGCTTTCAATTGCAGGAATTTATGGTGAACTTAATGATTATTCAAATTCAGAAGAAGTAGGGGTAGCTGTAGCTGCAATAAAAAAAGAAGTTAAATGTATTCTTGGAAGTTGCTATTTAATAAAACCGGTTAATTGA
- a CDS encoding class I SAM-dependent methyltransferase — protein MKLVKFLIEYFKSPRTIGAVAPSSEKLAEKMVGDIDFKNSEVIIEYGPGTGVFTDKLVKRKKKETLLMLFEYNEEFCRQLEEKYKGEDDIIIINDSAENVDKHLAKYNLSKVDYVVSGLPFASLPKAVSNKILRQTRNILKRNGLFITFQYTLLKKEFITGYFKKINIERVIFNLPPAYVLKCINS, from the coding sequence ATGAAGCTAGTAAAATTTTTAATTGAATATTTTAAATCACCTAGAACTATAGGGGCTGTAGCACCTAGTTCAGAGAAACTTGCAGAGAAAATGGTAGGAGACATAGATTTTAAAAATTCTGAGGTTATAATTGAGTACGGACCAGGGACAGGAGTTTTTACGGACAAGCTCGTAAAAAGAAAAAAGAAAGAGACATTATTAATGTTATTTGAATATAATGAAGAATTTTGTAGACAATTAGAAGAGAAATATAAAGGAGAAGATGATATTATAATAATAAATGATTCTGCTGAAAATGTTGATAAACATTTAGCAAAATATAATCTTAGCAAAGTAGACTATGTTGTATCAGGGTTGCCTTTTGCTAGTCTTCCTAAAGCTGTTTCAAATAAAATTTTAAGACAAACTAGAAATATATTAAAAAGAAATGGATTATTTATAACATTTCAATATACTCTTTTGAAAAAAGAATTTATTACTGGGTATTTTAAAAAGATAAATATAGAAAGAGTTATCTTTAATTTACCGCCAGCCTATGTTTTGAAATGTATAAATTCTTAG
- a CDS encoding MBL fold metallo-hydrolase, which produces MKIAEGLDILELGSKERRMNATLIWDDKNVILIDTGLPGQIENIREEVEKAGVSFDKINKIIITHHDLDHIGSLSSIVKNSKSEIEVLAHSGERPYIEGDKIGIKITPERLSSMPDSMKETIKQLKTKVNRVVKDEENIPYCGGIEVIYTPGHTPGHICLYLRKYKALVTGDAMNVVNNELIGPNPEYTFDMKQAIESLKKLTKYDIETVICYHGGVFTKSSNERIAKLINS; this is translated from the coding sequence ATGAAAATTGCAGAAGGATTAGATATACTTGAATTAGGAAGCAAAGAAAGAAGAATGAATGCTACACTAATTTGGGATGATAAAAATGTGATTTTAATAGATACGGGATTACCTGGACAAATAGAAAATATTCGTGAAGAAGTGGAAAAGGCAGGTGTATCCTTTGACAAGATTAATAAAATAATTATTACTCATCACGATTTGGATCATATTGGTAGCTTGTCAAGTATTGTTAAGAATTCTAAAAGTGAAATAGAAGTGTTAGCACATAGTGGAGAAAGGCCTTATATTGAGGGAGATAAAATTGGTATAAAAATTACTCCTGAGCGTTTGAGTTCAATGCCAGATTCTATGAAGGAAACCATAAAGCAGCTTAAAACAAAAGTTAATAGAGTTGTTAAAGATGAAGAGAATATTCCTTATTGTGGAGGGATAGAGGTAATTTATACTCCAGGACATACTCCGGGACATATTTGTCTCTATCTAAGAAAGTATAAGGCATTGGTAACTGGAGACGCAATGAATGTTGTAAATAATGAATTAATTGGTCCTAATCCGGAATATACATTTGATATGAAGCAAGCAATAGAATCTCTTAAGAAGCTTACAAAGTATGATATAGAAACTGTTATCTGTTATCATGGTGGAGTATTTACAAAAAGCTCAAATGAGAGGATTGCAAAATTAATTAATAGTTAA